A segment of the Trifolium pratense cultivar HEN17-A07 linkage group LG7, ARS_RC_1.1, whole genome shotgun sequence genome:
TATAGTGCATGTTTATATTCGCGGTACGCGTATGTTGAACTCGCTAATGTCgaatatataattatttggAGCTTCTATTTAAATGCACAATATTATACCTTCCGGTTGAACTAAGTTTTGATTTGTAAACGTAGAAATTGAATATAAAATGTGTTACTTTGGTATCAAAACTTGTTAAAAACTACTATTCCTGTTTtgaatataagaagaaaaaaaaactttttaagttcattgaataaaGTATTTATTTGTTTGGAGTATAAAATGTGAGGGAAAACATTGTCGATGCATGCTATTTAGGTGCAAGCACAATCCACAAATTCCAGCCACACACACTGAATCTAACCAACAATCAACAATGGAGACAAAAATATCCAAAACTGAATGATTTAATTAGAGTCATAGACAAGACAAAAAAATCAGCCTGAAAAATGAAGACAAATCCAAATTTGTAAGGATTTGAAATCATTTGTCATACTCATCATGCATCACATGCACATTAAATCAAGTGCATAGCACAGTAGAACACTCAATACTACAACAGAACACCCTAtaagttataaaaatgaaaagggtACACTTTTATATTGCTTTTGCTAGATTTCTTGACACAAAAATTATTGCTTTAAGTACATGTTAAAACAGGCCTAAACATTGAAATAAGAGTGTAGCCATAACTTCGGGATATCTCAACTGGTGTGAGCTGAGGGTTAAAGAAATTAACAGACAAATCGATTGAAGTTAAAACCCTAAcgaaaagagaaaatattaacataacaactaatatatatataataacatttacctattcaaaacaaaaaatgacaaGAACATTAAATTCAACCATCATATAACAAACTTGCTTTACAATGTATGTTTTTTGTCAAAGATGATACACCAACCAAAGCAAGAACTATCATTGTTGAATGCCATCAAATCTTACATTATCAAGCCATGAAACAACCATTTCAATCGAAGGTCTTTGTCTTGGATCTTGGTCTAGACATTTACAAGCAATGCCAAGAACCTCCAATAGTTGTTTCTCCCTCTCCTTTTCCCAAATGGCTTGATCAAAAATTTCTTGCTCcttcttttcatatttcatcTGATAAACCCAAGACACCAagttcctgcaatttttccccTTGATGACTTCCACAGGCCTTCTACCGGTAAGAAGCTCGAGAAGAACAACGCCGAAACTATAGACATCGCCACGGAATGTTGCTGTCAGTGTCTGACTATATTCTGGAGGAATATAACCTAAAGTTCCTACTAAGTCTGTTGTGACGTGAGTATCGTACGGTGAAAGTAGTCTTGAGAGACCAAAATCTGCCAAATGAGCTTCAAATTTATCATCCAAAAGTATGTTGCTAGATTTAACATCACGGTGGACTATGAACGGTTCACACCCCTTGTGCAAGTAAGCTAATCCACGAGCCGCGCCTTGTGCAATCTTGAGTCGTATATCCCATTTCAGAGCTGAATTTCCATCCACGCACTCGTGAAGCCAATAATCCAAGCTACCATTCTCCATATATGAGTAAATTAGCAATCGATCGTTGCCATGCCGACAATAGCCTTTAAGAGAAACAAGGTTCTTGTGTTGAGCTCTCGAGAGGGCTTCAACTTCGGCTTGGAATTCGCGTTCCATCTGACCACAGTCGCCAGAAAGCCTCTTAACGGCTGCTTTCATGCCGTTCGGAAGATATGCCTTGTAAACAAGACCGAAGCCGCCACAGCCAACAATGTTTGCCTGGTTGAAATTGTTTGTTGCTTTTAACAAATCAGAAACTGCGAGATCCTTGCAATCTGAATTCTGAAAAAGGACCAATTTCGATGAAACAAATCCTTCGGATGATAACCTGTGTGACCTCCTAGTATTCATCTCCTCGTCAAAGTTATCAATAGGTTTATCTTCCCTCTTTGACATTCTTAGCACGATAATTGCAAGCAACAAAGCAAGCCCTACCCCTATGCTGATTGTTATGCCAAATACACTGcttctactaattttttttgacgaatgaGAAGGCAAATTTGGCCTCATGTTGTTAACAACTTTGCATCGAGTACTATCAATATCAATGTCCCTGCAAAGTCCCAAATTACCCTCAAAGCTCGAACTAGGGAAGCTTAGAAACTGCCCCCCACTTGGAATCGGACCTTGCAAGTGATTATGCGCCACACTGAACTTCGACAAGAATGTGAGGTTGTTAAATGAAGGAGGGATTGTTCCAGATAGATTATTATAAGATAAATCCAATGTTTCCAAATTCTCCATCTCTGAAATACTACTCGGAATTGTGCCGCTGATATTGTTCCTGCTGAAATCCATCACATGAAGTGCCTTCAACTTACCGATTCCGGGCCATATACTCCCATTTAACATGTTATTGCTCAATAAAATTGAAGGAGGGAAACTTGAAGCTTGATTATATTGCAAACCACTAGCACTAGTATTTCTCTTCACAAAGAGAGGAATGAAAGCATAAGAAGCAAAATTCGGTCTTCCACAATTTGAACACACCAGTCCCTTCAACTCTGTCAAACTTTTCGGTATTTCTCCCGTGAGAGAATTGTTTGAGAAATCCAAATAGAACAAACGGTCCATTTCACCAATCCACGAAGGAATACTACCATTCAATGAGTTCCAAGACAAATCAAGTACcgccaatttcttgcatttcAATAGCCAAGAAGGAATATAACTTTTAAGACCACAGTTTCCGAGTGCTAACACCACAAGACTTTCAAATCCTGCTGATGGTACACTTTGCGGAATTTCTTCGCCGCGGAAATTCTTAGTAAGGATTAGAGTTGTGAGGTTTTTGCAGTTCTGAAGAACAGAAAGTGCACCAGATAAATTCACTAAGCTATTGTTTGAAAATGACACAAACAAAAGAGAAGATAATTTGGCATAGCTTTCAGGTATAGAACCATTTAAACCATTCCTAGCGAGGcttaaaactttcaattcaCGACAATAGGACAATGAACTAGGAAGTGGTCCGGTAAAATGATTACTAGCAAGATCGAGTgaacaaagattggacaaaccGGTGAAATTAAGATCAATTGAACCTGACAATGAATTATTCTTAAGATCAAGAACTCTAAGTTTAGTGCATAAAGACAAAGTGGAAGGTAATGATCCAGAAAATGAATTAGCATGTGCTACAAATTGTTCTAACTGCAAAAAATTCTCAAAAACATTTGGAATTTTGCCAGAAAAACGGTTCGCAGAAACCACAAGAGATTTTAGGCTAGAAAGCTTACTTAACTCATTGCTTAACATGCCAGAAAAATTGTTGGCAGAAAGTGATAATTGCTCCAAGGCCAACATTGAATACAAAGAATCAGGTAAAGGGCCAGAAAATGAATTGGAATCCAAATGCAACCTTTGGAGAGATTTGTTACAGTTGTTCAAACCTTCAAGATTACCATCGAAAAGGTTCGAAGATAAATGAAGTGTGTGAAGATTCTTAGAAGAATTACAAAGTTGAGAACTGAATCTACCTGTGAATGAATTGTTACTCACATTAAGAGCAAGTAGATGTGGAAATTCCACAAGATGAAAGAACTCTCCGGAAAATGAATTGCTCGAAACATTCAACACTTCAATGGAATTCAAACCAGAAAGTGTATCATTAACAGGTCCTGATAACATGTTATAGCTCAAATCAAGAAACTTCAACATCTTCAACTTGGAAAATTCTGAAGGCAATTTACCCTCAAGATGATTGAATGAAAGATTCAACACATTGAGATGATCTAGTTTTGCTAAAGAAGGTGAAATTGTTCCATTTAGACTCATCTCAGAAAGGATCAACTTGGTCACTCTATTAACAGATTCTCCATTGTTATCACCACAAAAAACTCCCATCCAATTGCAACAAACACTATCATTAGACCATGCTTTCAAAATTGAAGAACCATTTGTAAGGTTTCCTGCAAAATCCTTCAAAGCTGATAAATCACTAGGATCACATGATTTTGTTCCATTGTCAAGACTcaaagacaaacaaaaaaaccaagATAAGACACAACATTGAAATAGTGTTAACAAGAAACTTCTTACTAACACCATTCTGAAACTAAAACAATAAAGTTTATCTCAAAAGAAAGACTCTAAGCTCCCATAGACAACACACAACAGAGGCTAGTAATAGTATCACTGACAAGAACCTCAAATGAAGCAACCTTTTTTAATCACAACTTGCACTATGCAAAGAAGAAAAAGCACCAATTTCAAGGATATGACTTAGATCACACCAATCCCAAGAACAAGAGATCTATGAAAACtcctaaaaaaaatacactaacCTTGAAGAAAGAGATAGGATACCCTTAAACAAAGTAGAACATGGACCATATGACAACAGCTTGTAAATGAAGCAATCAACAGTGTCcattaaaaaaacaagaaagTAAGACAACAATCAATACACAAACAAGTAAAGGAAGTGAGATCCATTAGTCCCCACATGAAAGTTTTGAACTTTgactcaaaaaacaaaaacccatGATACTCAAATTAGAGATaaactcaacaacaacaatgacACTTTAATTTGACCCTTTTGCTGAAAAATCAAATCTTTGCTTATTTGAGATGTTAGAAACGAGTAAAGATTTGAAATTTAAGGTGAATAAAGAAAAGGGGGTTGTAGACATAAACAGTGACAAAAGAACCTAACCTCAACAACCTTTCATCAAACAGATCTGCTGCAAGATTTTGAAACCAAACCCTCttgaaaaaaatgtattttttatttgtttatgatGTTTTTTTCAAAGGAAAAACAGTGATGGGTAGAATCTAGAGAAGACAAAGATAGGAGAAAATTTTGAAATGAAAGGAAAGATGGTGTAGGAGAGATAAAGAACACAAGTCTTATCAAAGTTGAAGACAGAAAAAGGAAAGTTCTTTTATCTTTGATAAGAATCTAagaaatgaaataataattataaataaatttgaggGTAGATTTGAAATGAAGAAAGAGGTGCTGACTTGTGTGATGTTTTGGATTTGATTGCATCACAATGGACAACTTACAGAGGTTTAGTTGAGGGAAACAGGCAGAAACAACAAAAGTCCAACTTGCTGACTTTAACAAATGACTCTCTCTCTGATTGTCAATGCGGGGCACCTAATTTTTTTGTCCGTTCTTTGATGGTATTGGATGGTGGGTTGGGAGGTAAAAGTAAAACTAGAGTTGTTTTCGGATTAGTTTGAATCGATTTTGAAGCAAAATTTTATCCGATTtaaagtaagttttttttttcttcatgtaatTTAGTTGTTagaaattctttattttaaaatggagAAGTGAGATGACCGGAATTTGAACCCCGActtcctacatatataatacattgtttttgccaactgagctaagctcgcAGGAcgatttaaaaataagtttatatgTGCTTTGGTTCATgtttaattaagaaaattaaattatttttttttgttaatgtcAAGTTTCGAGCCAAGTATCTCTAGGTTGCAAAGTGACTCATCAATCAAGGGACTACTACCCGAGAAACGAGctaagaaaatttaatttgatcCAATGAAATCTATTGTAGTTTAGTAATTTATATCTGTTTTTGCATatctaaattttatattgtaatttttttttaggcttaattgcatatttagttccttatttttattttagattttagattGGTCCTTTATGTTTTAAAAGATTCAATTTGATCCTTTTTGTTATTGATATCAACTtaaatttgtcatttttattagattttgagttaatttcatccaattttttattaaattttgagttaatttcgtTTAAAACTCCCACGCGACACCCTCCTAAGTTGTTCATGTGTGCAAATTTGTTAGCTGCATGAACAATTTAAACCGAAATTTGActaaaaggactaacttgaaattttttaaacttaatggaccaaattaaaacctaaaataaacataagggacaatcatgtaattaagttttttttactaaatattagTATTATAGAAACACAATAACATCATAggtttaatttaaaatataacatataatatattaaaagttaaatattatAGAACGACTTATTATCGATTACATTTAAAAcatatgaaataataaaataaaattgattaaattgaattaattagtagtattaagaaaaattaaatgtaacAAATAATAGATTAATGCAATATatcatattaataaataaaaaataagtattaaaatatatgtatgcagtTTGAATCGATTTTGAAAAAccaattcaaaatttgatatgTGATCCAACAGTTTTCACAAAAGGACatcaaaacataatttttttttggttttatgcGATTTTCGGGTTTTAGATCAGTTTTTGCagttttaatttggatcggtgtGACTTTAAACATGCCTAGATAAAACTAGGGAAGATTAGTTGTCGTGAGCTTATCgcattatacatatatattgatCGACCAAACTCAATCGATACAATGAAGATAACAGATGGGAGAGTGACCCTAAGTACAATGATTTCCCTATGAGGTACCGTATTGGGctcatgtttttcttttgccCATGAGGCATCAGGAGTGATCCATTAAAACATTGTCCACATGCCCGACTTAATGGGGATCCATTTACATAATCATAATCTAACTACTGGTCACATTTAAAGGATATAAGAATCGGTCTATCATGCACTTAGTTTAATCTAATTGATCCTTGGACTGGGTCTATAATCAACTCAGCATCAAGCTCGGTccaaaatgaaatgaaaaaaaatttaaatactaaattattttaatatttttaactcaaaggaccaaattgaaacaaagaattttgaagaaaccaaaaagaaatataaaattaacttaaagGACTAAGGGTCTacttggattaacttatttttgagcttatgcgaaacaacatatgcaaataaataagtttttatgtattgttataagttttttaaggtaatttataagaaaataagaaaatagcttatacaaatacaattttatctgtgaaaacttattaattaacacaaaaatttatttatttgcataaactattttcttaAACTCAAAAATAACCCAATGAAccctaataatatattttaaccaataataaaatataagacACATATACAACACACGTAAGAACCATATTGGACACGGCCctactaaaaaaaatctcataatTCTTTTAAAAGaatacaagattttttttatctttcataCTTCACTTCCCCATTATAAAAACAACACATGATTAGTATTCCTAGAAGCTTCTATGTTTTTGCATCTTCGCAAATACTAGTATATGTGCATAGTAACATTTGCCTTTATCAACGAGCACTCCCCAATAGAATAGATATGATCGTGGATTTCTTGAAGTTGTTGACTTGTCTTTGGATGAGTAGGGACCTGGATCTCATGCAGTCAAAGACTGGTGCAGTCATGCAGTCATTATATTGGAGCCATTGGATTAAActttaatcaaatatataaaatataataaaattcaatGGCTCAAATTAACCTGCAGTCAAATAGTGACTTCATGAAATCCATTTCCAATGAGTAGACTTAGAGGTTGATTTTCTCAATGTGGAATGACTATGATATGTTGTATCATTTTgttttagataatttttttgaattgaaCGTACTCGGATTGTGTTTGGTggatttatgtatttttttttggttgattgaaagtagtaagtttaaataaacataaatttttctcattttatgCTCTTTATAAATTGCATTATTTTATTCAGGGCCGGCCCAAATCCAAAGCAAGTGAAGCTTGAGCTTTAGCCTTTAAGGCCCCAAGGTTTTGGGCTCTTATAAAGGtctcaaaattttataataaaggCCTCAaatgtttatattatattatatatactccctccggtcctttttataaggaacaatttgaaaaaaaaatttggtcctttttataagaaacaatcattaaatttattctaaCAATTCCATttctacccttattaaattgtatccattccaaagttatgcattaattagagtgacatattccataagaataaattaatacaccaaggttagttttggaatagattgtaaaattttagaatttttattaagaaagataaggtttcttgatatgtgtgtttttaccaaattgttccttataataaggaccggagggagtatttagtTCAAAGGGTATACATGATTCATATTTGCATTATAATTTATCGTAAAATggctaaattatttttatctatttatttgcAAAATTATTTATAACTTTAATATGGGCACATCGCTTTATTTacaaatttatctttatttatattaatatattctcATTATTATAATACAAAGCGCAAAATTATATGAcacaattaagaaaaataaatttaaattatattaaaaactaaaagtgtcactttttaatttatttttttacgtgACATTTATCATCGAATAaaaggactaatattttttatttaaaataatatttttttttaaaggtctCAATTAAATTTCCGCTTTAGGCCTCAACATGCATCGTGCCGGCGGCCCcgattttattaattaatatatatagtcGTATCCGTGTCTTATGTCTTTATATTAGTGGTGTCATCGTGTATATGTCGTGTCTTGCGTTCAAGTCTAGACTTCACAGCGCAGTACTAATAGGTAGACTAGTCAGCatttaaaattcatttaaaaaaaaaatagtacaaattggtattgacataaaaaaaagtattgctATAGTATTAAATtcatttcaataatttttacAAGAATCATATGCCATCTTGAATTgagaaagataaaagaaaatgtATACATGAGAACCATAATTTTGACCACCTCAACGAAACTATTATATATTCTTCTGCGTTGTTGCCCGAAACAGTAAGTACCTTCACTTTGGCCATGCTGGTGCGCacgaacttttttttttttacacaatgcGCATGA
Coding sequences within it:
- the LOC123895143 gene encoding phytosulfokine receptor 2 — its product is MVLVRSFLLTLFQCCVLSWFFCLSLSLDNGTKSCDPSDLSALKDFAGNLTNGSSILKAWSNDSVCCNWMGVFCGDNNGESVNRVTKLILSEMSLNGTISPSLAKLDHLNVLNLSFNHLEGKLPSEFSKLKMLKFLDLSYNMLSGPVNDTLSGLNSIEVLNVSSNSFSGEFFHLVEFPHLLALNVSNNSFTGRFSSQLCNSSKNLHTLHLSSNLFDGNLEGLNNCNKSLQRLHLDSNSFSGPLPDSLYSMLALEQLSLSANNFSGMLSNELSKLSSLKSLVVSANRFSGKIPNVFENFLQLEQFVAHANSFSGSLPSTLSLCTKLRVLDLKNNSLSGSIDLNFTGLSNLCSLDLASNHFTGPLPSSLSYCRELKVLSLARNGLNGSIPESYAKLSSLLFVSFSNNSLVNLSGALSVLQNCKNLTTLILTKNFRGEEIPQSVPSAGFESLVVLALGNCGLKSYIPSWLLKCKKLAVLDLSWNSLNGSIPSWIGEMDRLFYLDFSNNSLTGEIPKSLTELKGLVCSNCGRPNFASYAFIPLFVKRNTSASGLQYNQASSFPPSILLSNNMLNGSIWPGIGKLKALHVMDFSRNNISGTIPSSISEMENLETLDLSYNNLSGTIPPSFNNLTFLSKFSVAHNHLQGPIPSGGQFLSFPSSSFEGNLGLCRDIDIDSTRCKVVNNMRPNLPSHSSKKISRSSVFGITISIGVGLALLLAIIVLRMSKREDKPIDNFDEEMNTRRSHRLSSEGFVSSKLVLFQNSDCKDLAVSDLLKATNNFNQANIVGCGGFGLVYKAYLPNGMKAAVKRLSGDCGQMEREFQAEVEALSRAQHKNLVSLKGYCRHGNDRLLIYSYMENGSLDYWLHECVDGNSALKWDIRLKIAQGAARGLAYLHKGCEPFIVHRDVKSSNILLDDKFEAHLADFGLSRLLSPYDTHVTTDLVGTLGYIPPEYSQTLTATFRGDVYSFGVVLLELLTGRRPVEVIKGKNCRNLVSWVYQMKYEKKEQEIFDQAIWEKEREKQLLEVLGIACKCLDQDPRQRPSIEMVVSWLDNVRFDGIQQ